TCACGTATCATAAGGAATACCATGATTCCTAAGTTTAAGGAAGAGCGTTATTTTGAAGGCTTGGACTTAGCTGTAGACCAGCTTATCGAATTTTTGAACGATCCTGCAGCTCTTGAGGAATTCAAAAATAAAATTGACCAAAAAGAAGAAATGAGTTTAGGGATAAAAATATTCATCATTCTTTTTCTTTCCATGTTCGTATGTGCTGGCGGTTTTGTGTTTTATAGGGCTTACAGTGGACTAATTGAGACGTTTCGGGGAATGCTAATTGGGAAGCTAGGCCTCTTACCGGGAATTATTATGGCCGCTTTCACACTTATACCAACGTTGTTTTCCCTTGTTTTTATGGTCATGCCCTTATTTTTTGCTTCAATGATCTTTGATTTGGGACTTGATGCAAACAACTACGAATATCTTCTAAATGATAACACGTGGGTTTATGTTGCCTTTATAGTGTTCTTTGGAATAAGCATTTTAATAGCGATGGTGAAAATCCTGATAAAAGGTAAAGATGATTTTAAACTGTCCTTATATAAAAATGACAAGAGTTATGTACGAAAGACATTCTCTTCATCTGGCAGCCATTCCTTCGGTTCAAGTTCTGGGTCTTCTTTTGGGAGTAGTTCCAGCAGCTTTTCTGGAGGTGGAGGTAGTTCGGGTGGTGGCGGTTCAAGTGGAAGCTGGTAACTTTATGATAAACAGTAGATAGAAATAATTGGTAATTGAATTGCATTTCCGCTATTTTCACATTGTAAAATAAACCTATGGATACAAAGGATAGTAATGGTAACATTTTGGAGAACGGCGATAATGTTCATGTGACGAAGGATTTGAAGATTAAGGGCATGTCCAAAACCTTAAAAAGGGGAAATGTCATTAAAAATATCCGTTTGACCGGAAGCCCTCAAGAAGTAGAATGTAGGGTAGGTAAGGCACAAATTGTGCTGAAAACCCAATTTTTAAAAAAAGCTTAAATATAATGCCATGAGAGTACTATCCTTGATTACTTTATTTTTTCTGGTAAGCTGTTCATCCAAACCACAAGACCAGAAAGCACTAACTGAAATTGAAAAATGGAAGTCACAAGCTGAGAACATCACTATAATCAGGGATGATTTTGGGGTTCCGCACATATATGGTAAAACCGATGCAGATGCCGTTTTTGGATTGTTATATGCGCAGTGTGAAGACGACTTTAATCGTGTGGAACAAAACTATATCTGGGCTACTGGAAGGTTGGCAGAAGTAGAGGGTGAAGAGGCGTTGTATAGTGATCTTCGTGCCAAACTTTTTATGACAGAAACGGAAGCCAAGGCGAACTATGAAAAAAGCCCGAATTGGTTGAAGAAATTGTGCGATGCCTTCGCTGACGGAATTAATTATTATCTGCATACCCATCCCGAGGTAAAACCTAAATTATTGACCCGTTTTGAGCCTTGGATGCCCATGTACTTTAGTGAAGGAAGTATTGGTGGGGATATAGAACGCATTTCCATTAAAAAAATCAAAGCGTTTTATGAAAGCGGTATGGAGATTCCTGAGCTTGAGGCGTTGAAAATGAAAAAGGCAGAGGAAATGGAGGAACCTCAAGGATCTAATGGTATAGCCATTTCAGGAGCATTGACCAAATCTGGCAATGCAATGTTGTTGATCAATCCGCATACTTCCTTTTATTTTAGGGGTGAAGTACATGTGGTTAGCGAAGAGGGATTGAATGCGTATGGTGCGGTTACATGGGGGCAATTTTTTGTATATCAGGGTTTTAATGAAAAAACAGGATGGATGCACACATCGACCTATACCGATGTGATGGATGAGTTCAAAGAAACTGTTTTAAAGAACGATGATAATTTGTTTTATCAGTATGGAGAAGAATTAAGGCCAGTAGAAAAATCTGAAGCGATTTTAAAATACAAAGATAGTGATGGATTGAAAGAGAAAAGCTTTCCGATGTATCGTACACATCATGGACCTATTACTCATGCTGTTGATAAGCAATGGACGGCTTCAGCAATGATGTGGGAACCCGTAAAGGCTCTAGAACAATCTTTTGTTCGAACCAAACAAGAAGGATATAAGGGATTTCGAAAGATGATGGATATCCGAACAAATTCTTCAAACAATACCGTGTATGCAGATGCGGAAGGGAACATTGCTTATTTCCATGGAAATTTTGTTCCTAAGCGAGATACTATTTTTGACTTTACAAAACCTGTAGATGGCAGCAATCCAAAAACGGATTGGAAAGGTCTGCATACCGTGGATGAGAATATCTTGATTTTGAATCCGAAAAATGGTTGGATTCAAAACTGCAACTCTACACCCTATACAGCTGCTTTGGAGTATAGTCCCAAACGAGAAGATTATCCAAAATACATGTCAAGAGATCAAGAAAATTTTAGAGGTATCCATGCCATTGAGTTATTGACAGATAGGGATGGATTCACTTTGGATAGTTTGATTCAACTTGCGCATGACCCCTATTTGCCTGCATTTAAAGCTTTGGTTCCAGGGTTGATTAAAAATTATGAACGGTATGATGATAAGAATCCCAAGTTATTGGAACCTATTGAAGTATTGAAAAAATGGGATTTTACTACTTCTGAAGAATCTGTTGCGATGACCTTGGCACATTATTATGGAACACGATACTACAAAGTTGGAAAGTATCCAAAGGGAATGACGCCCATGGAGCGTGTTCTATTTTGGGGGAGCGATGAACCAAATGGAGAACAACTCAAGATTTTTGAAGAAGTCATCGAACAGCTTATAGCAGATTTTGGCACTTGGGAAATCCCTTGGGGCGACGTCCATCGATACCAAAGACTCAATGGGGATATCCGTCAGCCTTTTGATGATTCCAAACCAAGTATTCCAATCGGATTTGCCAGTGGACGTTGGGGAGCTTTGGCGGCCTATGGTGCCCGCTACGATAATGATACTAAAAAGATTTATGGTACTCGTGGAAATAGTTTTGTGGCTGCCGTAGAATTTGGTGAAAAAGTAAAGGCAAAGACTATTCTAGCAGGAGGCCAGAGCGGTGACCCTGCATCACCACATTTTGATGATCAAATTCAAATGTATGCGGATGTAGAATGGAAAGATGCTGCTTATTACAAAGAAGATGTTTTAAAAAGAGCGGTAAAGACTTATCAACCTGGTGAAGAGTAATTTTGTTAGGAGTTAGGAGTTAGGAGTTAGGAGTTAGGAGTTAGGAGTTAATGTTGTTCTTGAACCTGTGCTTGAACTTGAATTTGCACTTGAAACTTGATCTTGTGTATTTGAACTTTGAATTTGTATTTGAAAAACCCTACTCCTCCTCTTTAACAACAATAAGACTAGCCTTAGATCCAGTGGAAAGATTCCATCGATTGTTGTGAATCACTACACCTTTATCATCAGTAATAACAACTTGAGCAGTATTTGGACCAGAGGAACCTTGGTTCAGTGCTTCAAAATCGAGACGATTGAATCCTTTGATCAAATCAAGGTTGATTCCTTTAAAAGAACCTGTAAGTAAAATATTGGGCTCTACCACTTCTCCATTAACGTATATTTTCACGCGGTCACCATCAACATATTCATGATCCCTGCAAACAATACCCACAAATTTTGCCGTAGTTTTTACATCCCCTAAATACTGGTCGCCGAAATGTTTCTTAGAGCCTTTTTTCTCTTTTTCGCCTACTTTGGGGTCAATGACCATATTGTGCCCGGCTTGAACCAATTCTCGGTCTGGAAGCATTTTAATACCTGGGTTATTACTATCCGAAGTTAAGTTCTCATTTATCACGGAAGGCATACG
The nucleotide sequence above comes from Flagellimonas sp. HMM57. Encoded proteins:
- a CDS encoding acylase; translated protein: MRVLSLITLFFLVSCSSKPQDQKALTEIEKWKSQAENITIIRDDFGVPHIYGKTDADAVFGLLYAQCEDDFNRVEQNYIWATGRLAEVEGEEALYSDLRAKLFMTETEAKANYEKSPNWLKKLCDAFADGINYYLHTHPEVKPKLLTRFEPWMPMYFSEGSIGGDIERISIKKIKAFYESGMEIPELEALKMKKAEEMEEPQGSNGIAISGALTKSGNAMLLINPHTSFYFRGEVHVVSEEGLNAYGAVTWGQFFVYQGFNEKTGWMHTSTYTDVMDEFKETVLKNDDNLFYQYGEELRPVEKSEAILKYKDSDGLKEKSFPMYRTHHGPITHAVDKQWTASAMMWEPVKALEQSFVRTKQEGYKGFRKMMDIRTNSSNNTVYADAEGNIAYFHGNFVPKRDTIFDFTKPVDGSNPKTDWKGLHTVDENILILNPKNGWIQNCNSTPYTAALEYSPKREDYPKYMSRDQENFRGIHAIELLTDRDGFTLDSLIQLAHDPYLPAFKALVPGLIKNYERYDDKNPKLLEPIEVLKKWDFTTSEESVAMTLAHYYGTRYYKVGKYPKGMTPMERVLFWGSDEPNGEQLKIFEEVIEQLIADFGTWEIPWGDVHRYQRLNGDIRQPFDDSKPSIPIGFASGRWGALAAYGARYDNDTKKIYGTRGNSFVAAVEFGEKVKAKTILAGGQSGDPASPHFDDQIQMYADVEWKDAAYYKEDVLKRAVKTYQPGEE
- a CDS encoding alkylphosphonate utilization protein yields the protein MDTKDSNGNILENGDNVHVTKDLKIKGMSKTLKRGNVIKNIRLTGSPQEVECRVGKAQIVLKTQFLKKA
- a CDS encoding YgcG family protein, encoding MHKKGLVYFLMLLSAICAAQGQYLELRQIVTDSANIFTPQELQGLKTKLTELETNTTNQLVLLTINDLGNETIEEYAFGVFNQNKLGQKDKDNGILILFAKNARQVRIEVGYGLEPYITDAVASRIIRNTMIPKFKEERYFEGLDLAVDQLIEFLNDPAALEEFKNKIDQKEEMSLGIKIFIILFLSMFVCAGGFVFYRAYSGLIETFRGMLIGKLGLLPGIIMAAFTLIPTLFSLVFMVMPLFFASMIFDLGLDANNYEYLLNDNTWVYVAFIVFFGISILIAMVKILIKGKDDFKLSLYKNDKSYVRKTFSSSGSHSFGSSSGSSFGSSSSSFSGGGGSSGGGGSSGSW